The Triticum aestivum cultivar Chinese Spring chromosome 7B, IWGSC CS RefSeq v2.1, whole genome shotgun sequence genome window below encodes:
- the LOC123160033 gene encoding dof zinc finger protein 4: MESPGRAEQIDSKLRKLAPSSRQAPPSLRHVRAVHGMQEFQPIPGLAGRLFGGAADRPAGLLRHGGAPEEVRCPRCDSANTKFCYYNNYNLSQPRHFCKGCRRYWTKGGLLRNVPVGGGCRKPKRKAAAASSSDVDKDPSGANSEAKNARSGCSAGSSSLTSGASSASTNTVNDVGACAAAHSSGGSMPFTGLGPSTFIADAPPLQPPTAMFTDQAAAFASLFGTPLPAFTFSAQRKAEDDVAPAVTSTEQPSSASSTADLAPFSARSTGAATASASDWPPATMIDAGIFDIAGAVGSDTTSYWNTASWTDPDGTVYLP, from the coding sequence ATGGAGAGCCCAGGCCGAGCAGAGCAGATAGATAGCAAGCTTCGAAAGCTAGCTCCCTCCTCGCGGCAGGCTCCACCATCCCTGAGGCACGTGCGAGCAGTGCACGGCATGCAGGAGTTCCAGCCCATCCCCGGCCTGGCCGGGCGGctgttcggcggcgcggcggaTCGTCCGGCGGGCCTCCTCCGCCACGGCGGGGCGCCGGAGGAGGTGCGCTGCCCGCGGTGCGACTCGGCCAACACCAAGTTCTGCTACTACAACAACTACAACCTCTCGCAGCCGCGCCACTTCTGCAAGGGCTGCCGCCGGTACTGGACCAAGGGCGGCCTCCTCCGCAACGTCCCCGTCGGGGGCGGGTGCCGCAAGCCCAAGCgaaaagccgccgccgcctcctcctccgacgtcgATAAGGACCCCTCCGGCGCCAATAGCGAGGCCAAGAACGCACGCTCCGGCTGCAGTGCTGGCAGCTCCAGCCTCACCTCCGGTGCCTCGTCCGCGTCGACGAACACCGTCAATGACGTTGGTGCATGTGCCGCGGCCCACTCGAGCGGCGGAAGCATGCCGTTCACAGGCCTTGGCCCAAGCACCTTCATCGCAGACGCGCCGCCTCTGCAGCCGCCGACGGCGATGTTCACCGACCAGGCGGCCGCGTTCGCGTCGCTCTTCGGGACGCCGCTTCCGGCCTTCACCTTCTCAGCGCAGCGCAAGGCCGAGGACGACGTTGCCCCTGCAGTCACATCCACAGAACAGCCGTCGTCGGCGTCTTCCACCGCAGACCTGGCGCCGTTCTCCGCACGGTCAACTGGCGCGGCGACGGCATCAGCGTCAGACTGGCCGCCGGCGACGATGATCGACGCCGGGATATTCGACATCGCCGGCGCCGTCGGGAGCGACACGACGTCGTACTGGAACACGGCGAGCTGGACTGACCCGGACGGGACGGTATACCTGCCCTAG